One Ahaetulla prasina isolate Xishuangbanna chromosome 1, ASM2864084v1, whole genome shotgun sequence DNA window includes the following coding sequences:
- the LOC131189363 gene encoding olfactory receptor 10W1-like: MLQENCTAMLDFMFLAFPTQPQYQFLLFLGISTVYALIITGNALIILAIWKNPHLHIPMYFFLGALSVIELCYTATVVPQILVTSLQKKKFISFRSCCAQMFLFIGLGSADCFLLAIMAFDRYVAICKPLTYIFIMSHQLCIQLVVVSLIVAFLISLMLVWLVFHLSFCAEFGIEHFFCDVPPVYQLSNKTVFSEVGILLSGIMAIAVPFILICVSYLFITVEVLRIHSADARRKTISTCSSHLAVVALQYGCCSFMYLRPNTSFSPKQDQLLSIVYTLGTPLLNPIIYSLRNKEMKVALKKVLSH, encoded by the coding sequence ATGCTTCAGGAGAACTGTACGGCAATGCTGGATTTTATGTTTTTGGCTTTTCCCACTCAACCACAGTATCAGTTTTTGCTTTTCTTGGGCATTAGCACAGTTTATGCCCTCATCATCACAGGAAATGCACTGATTATATTAGCTATCTGGAAGAACCCTCACCTGCATATCCCTATGTATTTCTTTTTGGGCGCTCTCTCTGTGATTGAACTCTGCTATACAGCGACTGTGGTCCCACAGATCTTGGTGACCAGCTTGCAGAAGAAGAAGTTCATCAGTTTTAGGAGCTGCTGTGCTCAGATGTTTCTTTTCATTGGACTAGGTAGTGCTGATTGCTTCTTGCTGGCTATCATGGCCTTTGACCGTTATGTGGCTATTTGCAAGCCTTTGACATACATCTTCATCATGAGTCATCAGCTATGCATTCAGCTAGTAGTTGTGTCATTGATTGTTGCTTTCCTGATTTCCCTGATGCTGGTATGGCTGGTCTTTCACCTCTCCTTCTGTGCTGAGTTTGGAATTGAACACTTCTTCTGTGATGTGCCACCTGTATACCAGCTCAGTAACAAGACTGTATTCAGTGAAGTTGGAATACTGCTTTCAGGGATAATGGCCATTGCAGTGCCTTTCATATTGATCTGTGTCTCTTATCTTTTCATCACTGTTGAAGTACTGCGGATCCACTCAGCCGATGCTCGTCGAAAGACTATATCTACTTGCTCTTCCCATCTAGCTGTGGTGGCCCTCCAGTATGGTTGCTGCAGCTTTATGTACTTGCGTCCAAACACCAGCTTCTCTCCAAAGCAAGACCAGCTACTTTCCATAGTCTATACTCTGGGCACACCATTACTCAATCCCATAATCTACAGTCTAAGGAACAAAGAGATGAAGGTAGCCCTGAAGAAAGTCCTCAGCCACTGA
- the LOC131184692 gene encoding olfactory receptor 11L1-like gives MLNGTSTPTFVLLGFPELQEFPLLSFVILLSIYFFILFGNTLIIVLSHIDVSLRFPMYFFLRHFSFLEMCYTSVTLPQLLGNVLRASCDISFWACLTQMYFFFFFGSTEFFLLATMAYDRYLAICHPLQYPVLMDSHACVCLALGSWLIGFLTPFLPIAFISQLPFNSSNQINHFFCDSGPLIKLSTGNTFTADTIAFLVAGIVVLLSLLLTLTSYMLIVSTICHIPSVSGRHKAFSTCSSHLMVVTIFYGTVIFTYLCPHSDQTSEMDKVVSLLYAIVTPVLNPIIYTLRNKDVKRAVEKILYHIKNK, from the coding sequence ATGCTGAATGGCACCTCCACCCCGACATTTGTGCTGCTCGGCTTTCCTGAGCTTCAGGAGTTCCCGTTACTCTCCTTTGTCATTCTCCTCTCCATCTATTTCTTCATACTCTTTGGCAATACTTTGATCATTGTCCTCTCCCATATAGATGTGAGCTTGCGATTCCCCATGTACTTCTTCCTGAGGCATTTCTCATTCCTTGAGATGTGTTATACCTCAGTTACTCTTCCTCAGCTGCTAGGAAATGTCCTCAGGGCATCCTGTGACATCTCCTTCTGGGCCTGCCTCACTCAgatgtatttcttctttttctttggttCCACAGAGTTCTTTCTCTTGGCTACCATGGCCTATGATAGGTATTTAGCCATCTGTCACCCACTGCAATATCCAGTTCTCATGGATAGCCATGCTTGTGTCTGCCTTGCCTTGGGTTCCTGGCTGATTGGATTTTTGACCCCCTTCCTGCCCATAGCCTTCATTTCACAGCTTCCATTTAACAGCAGCAACCAGATCAACCACTTCTTCTGTGACTCGGGGCCCTTGATTAAGCTCTCGACTGGAAATACTTTCACAGCTGACACAATAGCATTCCTGGTCGCTGGGATAGTTGTCCTCCTATCTCTTCTTCTGACGTTGACTTCGTATATGCTGATTGTTTCAACCATCTGCCATATCCCTTCTGTGTCAGGAAGGCATAAGGCCTTTTCTACCTGTTCCAGTCACCTCATGGTGGTTACTATCTTCTATGGGACAGTAATCTTTACATATCTGTGCCCTCATTCTGATCAGACTTCTGAAATGGACAAAGTTGTCTCTTTGCTCTATGCTATTGTCACTCCAGTGTTGAATCCAATTATCTATACCCTGAGAAACAAAGATGTGAAAAGAGCTGTGGAAAAGATCCTCTACCATAtaaagaacaagtaa
- the LOC131184755 gene encoding olfactory receptor 6Q1-like, producing MQSPHENWTLVTEFVLVSFTGIQGAWMPLFGFFLIMYLLTLMENSILVLVVATEKRLHKPMYFFLIHLSFLDIWYTSLTVPKMLAGFGYPAGQRISYSACLTQLYLFTFLGSTECFLLAAMAYDRYVAICIPLRYQEMVDRNTCLSLAIGSWLTGFLTPVLPVYFMSQLTFCGPNVIDHFFCDASPLLILSCTDVSLKESVDFLVSLLVLLISSLVIVTSYAHIIITVLRINSLVGRQRAFSTCTAHLMVVAVFYGTLFFMYVRIKVTSSINLNKVVSVFYAIVTPVLNPLIYSLRNTEVKAALCRIISKKKPVVM from the coding sequence ATGCAGTCTCCACATGAAAATTGGACGTTGGTgacagaatttgtcttggtaagcTTCACAGGCATCCAGGGGGCATGGATGCCTCTCTTTGGGTTCTTCCTAATCATGTACTTGCTAACCTTGATGGAAAATAGCATTCTGGTCTTAGTGGTAGCAACAGAAAAGCGCTTACACAAACCCATGTACTTTTTTCTCATCCATCTCTCCTTCTTGGACATTTGGTATACCTCTCTCACTGTGCCCAAAATGCTGGCTGGGTTTGGATATCCTGCAGGTCAAAGGATCTCTTATTCTGCCTGCTTAACTCAACTTTACCTCTTCACTTTCTTGGGCAGTACAGAATGCTTCTTGCTGGCAGCCATGGCCTATGACCGCTATGTGGCTATTTGTATCCCTCTGCGGTACCAAGAGATGGTGGATCGAAACACTTGTCTGAGTCTGGCGATTGGCTCATGGTTAACTGGTTTTCTTACCCCAGTGCTGCCTGTTTATTTCATGTCACAGTTGACATTTTGTGGCCCCAATGTGATAGATCACTTCTTCTGTGATGCTTCACCACTCCTTATTCTCTCCTGCACTGACGTTTCACTGAAGGAATCAGTAGACTTCTTGGTCTCTCTTTTGGTATTGTTGATCTCTTCTTTGGTTATTGTAACATCATATGCTCATATTATCATTACAGTGCTCAGAATTAACTCGTTGGTTGGACGGCAACGAGCCTTTTCAACCTGTACTGCCCACTTAATGGTAGTGGCTGTTTTTTATGGGACACTATTCTTTATGTATGTCCGTATTAAAGTTACCTCCTCAATCAACCTTAACAAGGTGGTGTCAGTCTTTTATGCAATAGTCACGCCTGTCCTTAACCCTCTAATCTACAGTTTAAGGAATACAGAAGTGAAGGCTGCTTTATGTAGAATTATTTCCAAGAAAAAGCCTGTTGTAATGTGA